One window of the Eucalyptus grandis isolate ANBG69807.140 chromosome 8, ASM1654582v1, whole genome shotgun sequence genome contains the following:
- the LOC104414777 gene encoding non-specific lipid transfer protein GPI-anchored 19 isoform X1, producing the protein MQTNRAHSDFLVRPASRNCLEPPPMASKGDNTGLNRVMALVVVLAALCARATAQSGCTSVLMSLAPCLSFVTGSSSTPSSSCCSQLASVVQSQPRCLCMVLNGGASSLGVTLNQTLALALPGACNVQTPPISKCNAASGGMVAPAGSPDSSPSDISGGSKDVPSPAGSFTSHGIAKMPPLPLAVLSVLMATFGYVPAMAI; encoded by the exons ATGCAAACGAATCGAGCACACTCGGATTTCTTGGTTAGACCCGCGAGCAGAAACTGTTTGGAACCGCCTCCCATGGCTTCGAAAGGCGACAATACGGGTCTGAACCGAGTTATGGCTCTCGTGGTGGTCCTGGCCGCGCTCTGTGCGCGAGCCACAGCCCAATCCGGGTGCACCAGCGTGCTCATGAGCCTCGCGCCGTGCCTCAGCTTCGTGACGGGGAGCTCGTCCACCCCGTCCTCCTCATGCTGCTCGCAGCTGGCCAGCGTGGTCCAGTCGCAGCCGCGGTGCCTTTGCATGGTCCTCAACGGCGGCGCGTCGTCCCTCGGCGTGACCCTGAACCAGACCCTCGCCCTCGCGCTTCCCGGCGCCTGCAACGTGCAGACCCCGCCCATTAGCAAGTGCAACG CGGCTTCCGGCGGAATGGTTGCTCCAGCCGGCTCGCCAGATAGTTCGCCGAGCGACATATCAG GGGGATCCAAAGACGTTCCGTCGCCTGCCGGAAGTTTCACCAGCCATGGAATTGCGAAGATGCCGCCGCTTCCGCTCGCGGTGCTCTCGGTCCTCATGGCGACCTTTGGATACGTCCCCGCCATGGCTATCTGA
- the LOC104414777 gene encoding non-specific lipid transfer protein GPI-anchored 19 isoform X2, with the protein MQTNRAHSDFLVRPASRNCLEPPPMASKGDNTGLNRVMALVVVLAALCARATAQSGCTSVLMSLAPCLSFVTGSSSTPSSSCCSQLASVVQSQPRCLCMVLNGGASSLGVTLNQTLALALPGACNVQTPPISKCNAGSPDSSPSDISGGSKDVPSPAGSFTSHGIAKMPPLPLAVLSVLMATFGYVPAMAI; encoded by the exons ATGCAAACGAATCGAGCACACTCGGATTTCTTGGTTAGACCCGCGAGCAGAAACTGTTTGGAACCGCCTCCCATGGCTTCGAAAGGCGACAATACGGGTCTGAACCGAGTTATGGCTCTCGTGGTGGTCCTGGCCGCGCTCTGTGCGCGAGCCACAGCCCAATCCGGGTGCACCAGCGTGCTCATGAGCCTCGCGCCGTGCCTCAGCTTCGTGACGGGGAGCTCGTCCACCCCGTCCTCCTCATGCTGCTCGCAGCTGGCCAGCGTGGTCCAGTCGCAGCCGCGGTGCCTTTGCATGGTCCTCAACGGCGGCGCGTCGTCCCTCGGCGTGACCCTGAACCAGACCCTCGCCCTCGCGCTTCCCGGCGCCTGCAACGTGCAGACCCCGCCCATTAGCAAGTGCAACG CCGGCTCGCCAGATAGTTCGCCGAGCGACATATCAG GGGGATCCAAAGACGTTCCGTCGCCTGCCGGAAGTTTCACCAGCCATGGAATTGCGAAGATGCCGCCGCTTCCGCTCGCGGTGCTCTCGGTCCTCATGGCGACCTTTGGATACGTCCCCGCCATGGCTATCTGA